In Limosilactobacillus sp. WILCCON 0051, a single window of DNA contains:
- the dnaG gene encoding DNA primase: MARLSQELIDQVRQSVDIADVISQDVQLQRQGKNLVGHCPFHEDNTPSFSVSEQKQFFYCFSCHRSGSVFDFLMELHHLSFPQAVEQVAKLGSVALPTDFQAGAEPKTEQAPDSQQGRLIKLHETTMRLYHHILMNTPAGEPARRYLQKRGLTQELIDQFNLGYAPKEEVLKAVLEKEGHDYQLLRRSGLFTEDRSGSLHDRFHDRVMFPLKDGQGRPVAFSGRLLQKDTDAPKYLNSPETPIFNKRRLIFNFDLARKAARENGKLLLFEGYMDVISAYGAGVHNGIASMGTSLTDEQLAMIVKTTNQLNICYDGDAPGQNAIERALKLIEASAVANQLKIRVVQLPTGQDPDEYIQQNGGAKFRDYLKSTEETPTAFRLRYLRQGLNLSNQAELLSYLNAAIGVIAKVGDPVARDLYVQELAREFQVNPQNLQQQLTIQLQKQPAAQPGTAPPASQWPDNPPAAPKRPFNGSFTRPAYGQKRRAQAQPPQAVTLTAAEQQSLALDQTERAERLLLTAVLHDYGTRAQLKAMPDFAFVHDQYQELYQQALNYFTEHDEYDLASFLDYVDDPALKATLTQLDGLNAAAVPPAAIDDCLRIIMQKTPLTKKIAQAKLALQEAKARSDHELITQLTIELIQLYSQQQRLKTEETS, translated from the coding sequence ATGGCGCGACTTTCACAGGAACTCATCGATCAGGTGCGGCAGTCCGTTGATATTGCTGATGTCATCAGTCAAGATGTTCAGCTGCAGCGGCAAGGTAAGAATCTGGTTGGGCACTGTCCGTTTCACGAAGATAATACTCCATCATTTTCAGTCAGTGAGCAAAAGCAGTTCTTTTATTGCTTTAGTTGTCATCGCTCGGGTTCAGTATTCGACTTTTTGATGGAGCTGCATCATCTATCATTTCCGCAGGCCGTTGAGCAGGTTGCCAAGCTGGGCAGCGTGGCCTTGCCAACTGATTTTCAAGCTGGTGCCGAGCCTAAAACGGAACAGGCGCCGGATTCGCAGCAGGGTCGCTTGATTAAGCTGCATGAAACGACCATGCGACTATATCATCATATTTTGATGAATACGCCAGCCGGAGAGCCTGCTCGCCGCTATCTGCAAAAGCGCGGTCTGACTCAAGAACTGATCGATCAGTTTAATCTCGGCTATGCTCCTAAAGAAGAGGTCTTAAAGGCCGTTTTGGAAAAAGAAGGACATGACTATCAGCTGCTGCGCCGATCAGGACTGTTTACCGAGGATCGCTCCGGCAGCCTGCATGATCGTTTCCATGATCGAGTCATGTTTCCGCTCAAGGATGGGCAGGGGCGACCAGTTGCCTTTTCAGGACGGCTATTACAAAAAGATACTGACGCGCCGAAGTATCTCAACAGTCCAGAAACGCCGATTTTTAACAAGCGTCGTTTGATCTTTAATTTTGATCTAGCCAGAAAAGCAGCCAGAGAAAATGGGAAACTGCTGCTTTTTGAAGGTTACATGGACGTTATTTCGGCATATGGCGCCGGCGTTCATAATGGTATTGCCTCCATGGGGACCAGTCTGACCGATGAGCAGCTGGCGATGATCGTCAAGACGACCAATCAGCTGAACATTTGCTATGATGGCGATGCACCGGGACAAAACGCCATTGAGCGGGCACTTAAGCTGATCGAGGCCAGTGCGGTTGCCAATCAGCTTAAGATTCGCGTCGTGCAGCTGCCAACCGGACAAGATCCTGATGAATACATTCAGCAAAATGGCGGGGCTAAGTTTCGCGATTATCTGAAAAGTACCGAAGAAACGCCGACTGCATTTCGCCTGCGCTATCTGCGGCAGGGACTGAATCTGAGCAATCAGGCCGAGCTTTTGAGCTATTTGAATGCGGCGATTGGCGTGATTGCCAAGGTCGGTGATCCGGTTGCCAGGGATCTGTACGTACAGGAATTGGCCAGGGAGTTTCAGGTCAATCCGCAAAATCTGCAGCAGCAGCTGACGATTCAGCTTCAAAAACAGCCGGCTGCTCAGCCAGGCACGGCACCGCCAGCATCACAATGGCCTGATAATCCGCCAGCTGCCCCCAAGCGCCCGTTTAATGGATCGTTTACGCGACCGGCTTACGGCCAAAAGCGGCGCGCTCAAGCACAACCACCACAGGCAGTCACGCTGACGGCAGCCGAGCAGCAGTCATTGGCGCTTGATCAAACTGAGCGGGCAGAGCGCTTATTGCTGACGGCTGTGCTCCATGACTATGGCACCAGAGCTCAGCTGAAGGCAATGCCTGATTTTGCCTTTGTTCATGATCAGTATCAGGAACTCTATCAGCAGGCCTTAAATTATTTTACCGAGCATGATGAGTATGATTTAGCCAGTTTTTTAGACTACGTGGACGATCCGGCTTTAAAAGCGACTTTAACGCAGCTGGATGGCTTGAATGCGGCAGCAGTCCCACCAGCTGCAATTGACGACTGTCTGCGCATCATCATGCAAAAGACACCTTTAACAAAAAAGATCGCTCAAGCCAAATTGGCGCTGCAGGAAGCCAAGGCACGGAGCGATCACGAACTAATCACCCAGCTGACGATTGAGCTCATTCAGCTTTATAGTCAGCAGCAACGATTAAAAACGGAGGAGACTAGTTAA
- the rpoD gene encoding RNA polymerase sigma factor RpoD, which yields MANSKKKDMVISNKADFDQTEYDKAVGKLIRSYKKAKEIQYDDLTDQIATPFGLNAQGMDNLLQNVEDAGISVVDEKGDPDPRALKATEKLSNKALKDTAAPTNVKINDPVRMYLKEIGRVNLLTADEEIALAQRIEKGDEQAKQELAEANLRLVVSIAKRYVGRGMQFLDLIQEGNMGLMKAVEKFDYRKGFKFSTYATWWIRQAITRAIADQARTIRIPVHMVETINKLIRIQRQLLQDLGREPLPEEIGAEMDMPTKKVREILKIAQEPVSLETPIGEEDDSHLGDFIEDQDATSPADHAAYEMMKKQLENVLDTLTDREENVLRLRFGLDDGRTRTLEEVGKVFGVTRERIRQIEAKALRKLRHPSRSKQLKDFLE from the coding sequence ATGGCAAACAGCAAAAAGAAAGACATGGTAATTTCCAACAAAGCCGACTTTGATCAGACTGAATACGACAAAGCCGTGGGCAAGCTGATCAGAAGCTATAAGAAAGCCAAGGAAATTCAATACGATGACTTGACTGACCAGATTGCGACTCCGTTTGGCTTAAATGCCCAAGGAATGGATAATCTGCTTCAAAACGTTGAAGATGCAGGGATCAGCGTCGTTGACGAAAAGGGTGATCCAGATCCGCGCGCTTTGAAGGCCACTGAAAAACTGTCCAACAAGGCCTTAAAGGATACCGCTGCCCCAACCAACGTCAAGATCAATGACCCCGTACGGATGTATCTTAAGGAAATCGGGCGGGTCAACCTGCTGACAGCGGACGAGGAAATTGCTCTGGCCCAGCGGATCGAAAAAGGGGATGAACAGGCTAAACAGGAATTGGCGGAAGCCAACCTGCGTCTGGTGGTTTCCATTGCCAAGCGTTATGTCGGCCGCGGCATGCAGTTTTTGGACTTGATTCAAGAAGGTAACATGGGGCTGATGAAGGCCGTTGAAAAGTTTGACTACCGGAAAGGCTTCAAGTTCTCAACCTACGCAACCTGGTGGATCCGGCAGGCTATTACGCGGGCGATTGCCGATCAGGCGCGGACGATTCGGATTCCAGTGCACATGGTTGAAACCATCAACAAGCTGATCCGGATTCAGCGTCAACTGCTGCAGGATCTGGGCCGGGAACCGCTGCCTGAAGAAATCGGTGCTGAAATGGACATGCCAACCAAGAAGGTCCGCGAAATCCTCAAGATTGCCCAAGAACCAGTCTCTTTGGAAACGCCGATTGGTGAAGAGGATGACTCGCATTTAGGCGACTTTATCGAAGACCAGGATGCTACCAGTCCCGCAGACCATGCTGCTTATGAAATGATGAAAAAGCAGCTGGAAAACGTTCTGGATACGCTGACTGATCGTGAAGAAAACGTCTTGCGGCTGCGCTTTGGTCTTGATGATGGCCGGACGCGTACGCTGGAAGAAGTCGGTAAGGTCTTTGGCGTTACGCGGGAACGGATTCGTCAAATCGAAGCTAAGGCTCTGCGTAAGCTGCGCCACCCATCACGTTCCAAGCAATTAAAGGACTTCTTGGAATAA
- the codA gene encoding cytosine deaminase, giving the protein MLIQNVHVDNQKDAVDVRIEDGKFAAIKPGLSAKPGEEVIDGQGKVLLPPFIDSHVHLDATLTAGQPEWNETGTLFDGIRIWSERKKDLTIQDVKQRAKKTLLNMVSHGIQHVRSHVDVTDPHLIALQALLELKHEMQDVVDLQLVAFPQEGILSYPHGKKLMKQAVKEGADVVGGIPHFEFTTEYGWKSVKFLVKLAEKYDKLVDVHCDEIDDPASRNLEVLATMAYKTGLADMVTASHTTAMGSYNDAYTYKLFRLLKMSNINFVSNPLVNMHLGGRFDTYPKRRGLTRIKELDAANINVSFGEDDIQDPWNPLGNGNMLDSVSMGVYAAHLMGYSQLQDSFKFVTYNAAKTLHIADRYGIKEGLEANCILLNAEDFYNALNKHVEVLYNIRRGKVLAKTTPAETTLNLPDSLK; this is encoded by the coding sequence ATGCTGATTCAAAACGTTCATGTAGATAACCAAAAAGATGCCGTTGACGTTCGGATTGAAGACGGCAAGTTTGCAGCTATCAAGCCTGGTCTGAGCGCTAAGCCTGGCGAAGAAGTCATCGATGGTCAAGGCAAAGTGCTGCTGCCGCCATTCATCGACTCTCACGTTCACCTGGATGCCACGCTGACAGCCGGCCAGCCGGAATGGAACGAAACCGGTACCCTGTTTGACGGGATTCGCATCTGGTCAGAACGTAAAAAAGATCTCACCATTCAAGACGTCAAGCAGCGGGCTAAAAAGACGCTGCTCAATATGGTCAGCCACGGGATTCAGCACGTGCGCAGCCATGTTGACGTTACTGATCCGCATCTGATTGCACTGCAGGCCCTTTTGGAATTAAAGCATGAGATGCAGGATGTGGTTGATCTGCAATTGGTTGCCTTTCCACAAGAAGGCATTCTCTCCTATCCGCACGGCAAGAAGCTGATGAAGCAGGCCGTGAAGGAAGGGGCCGATGTCGTTGGCGGTATTCCTCACTTTGAGTTTACGACTGAATACGGCTGGAAATCAGTCAAGTTTCTAGTCAAGCTGGCCGAAAAATACGACAAGCTGGTTGACGTTCACTGTGATGAGATTGACGATCCGGCCTCACGCAATCTGGAAGTCTTGGCAACGATGGCCTATAAGACCGGTCTTGCCGACATGGTAACCGCCAGCCACACGACGGCGATGGGATCATACAATGACGCCTACACCTATAAGCTGTTCCGGCTGCTGAAGATGTCAAACATCAATTTTGTCTCCAATCCACTGGTCAACATGCACCTGGGCGGCCGTTTCGATACCTATCCAAAGCGACGCGGCCTGACCCGCATCAAAGAGCTGGATGCTGCCAACATCAACGTTTCGTTTGGTGAAGACGACATTCAGGATCCATGGAACCCGCTTGGCAACGGCAACATGCTTGATTCAGTCTCAATGGGAGTCTATGCGGCTCATCTGATGGGTTACAGCCAGCTGCAGGACTCATTCAAGTTCGTAACCTACAATGCTGCTAAGACGCTGCATATTGCTGATCGTTATGGCATTAAGGAAGGTCTGGAAGCCAACTGCATCCTGCTGAACGCTGAAGACTTCTACAACGCTTTAAACAAGCACGTAGAGGTTCTCTACAACATTCGCCGCGGCAAGGTACTGGCCAAGACCACTCCGGCTGAGACTACGCTTAACCTGCCTGACAGCTTAAAGTAA
- a CDS encoding cytosine permease: MQNDNDQITSIAMHQRKTSTWDMFATWVGANANNGTWFVGGVLAACGFSVAMNVLVLSSALSYVFLSLIGYIGYQTGVSTMAVSRASFGVRGSYLPSLVNLTQFIGWTAVNTFIAAQSVSLLLNDLLGWPVWGKPGGWKGIVAGIVVMSILHIISIASGSRSVQMIERLGIILVLIFVIWESVVVLKTVPFSHIVKWQVPASAKMATGAAIDYVAAFNLAWVTAGADFTRFTPQKHNATLTPFFGAMVGVIWFAFIGLISTISIAITSGAYNANNSDPSTIASRLGLGVVALLVIILTSMTANAVNLLAAGSALSNIFTNIKLKYSLWIVAIVATIVTFIPMIVGSFLDTFTAFLDYVGMVLGPIIAIICTDFYLRCHKKYDVTQLAKKNGSYWYSHGINWSAVVTWIIGTALFLMLHNVAALKNTIGATFLVMLISGAIYYVLMLIFNRKVA; encoded by the coding sequence ATGCAAAACGACAATGATCAGATCACCAGCATCGCGATGCATCAACGCAAGACCTCAACCTGGGATATGTTTGCGACCTGGGTTGGCGCCAATGCCAACAACGGCACCTGGTTTGTCGGCGGGGTTTTGGCAGCTTGCGGTTTTTCAGTCGCTATGAACGTACTGGTTCTGTCATCGGCACTTTCTTACGTCTTCTTGAGTCTGATTGGCTACATCGGTTATCAGACCGGTGTCTCGACCATGGCCGTCAGCCGGGCATCGTTCGGGGTTCGCGGCAGCTATCTGCCATCTTTGGTCAACCTGACGCAGTTTATTGGCTGGACGGCCGTCAATACGTTTATCGCGGCCCAATCCGTCAGTCTGCTTTTAAACGATCTGCTTGGCTGGCCAGTCTGGGGTAAGCCAGGCGGTTGGAAAGGGATCGTTGCCGGGATCGTGGTAATGAGCATTTTACATATCATCAGTATCGCCAGCGGCTCGCGTTCCGTTCAGATGATTGAGCGCTTGGGGATCATCTTGGTTTTGATCTTTGTCATCTGGGAATCGGTAGTCGTTTTAAAGACCGTACCATTCTCGCATATCGTTAAATGGCAGGTCCCAGCCAGCGCTAAAATGGCTACCGGAGCCGCCATTGACTATGTAGCAGCCTTCAATCTGGCCTGGGTTACGGCAGGGGCTGACTTTACTCGTTTCACGCCGCAAAAGCACAACGCCACGCTGACGCCATTTTTCGGTGCCATGGTCGGAGTAATCTGGTTTGCCTTTATCGGCCTGATCTCAACCATCAGTATTGCCATTACCTCTGGTGCCTATAATGCCAACAACTCCGATCCAAGTACGATTGCCAGTCGTCTGGGGCTGGGGGTCGTTGCACTGCTGGTTATCATCCTGACTTCGATGACCGCCAATGCCGTTAACCTGCTGGCAGCCGGCTCGGCACTTTCCAACATCTTCACCAACATCAAACTGAAGTACTCGCTTTGGATCGTTGCTATCGTTGCCACCATTGTCACTTTTATTCCAATGATTGTTGGTAGTTTTCTTGACACGTTTACCGCTTTCTTGGATTATGTAGGTATGGTACTGGGACCAATCATTGCCATCATCTGTACCGACTTCTATCTGCGCTGCCACAAGAAATACGACGTCACGCAGCTGGCCAAGAAAAACGGCAGCTACTGGTACTCGCACGGAATCAACTGGTCAGCCGTAGTTACCTGGATCATCGGTACGGCACTGTTCTTGATGCTGCATAACGTCGCCGCACTCAAGAACACGATCGGGGCAACGTTTTTGGTTATGCTGATCAGTGGTGCCATCTACTATGTCTTAATGCTAATTTTTAATCGAAAGGTCGCTTAA
- the dapF gene encoding diaminopimelate epimerase, with protein sequence MTELLKVHGSQNQFFILDQTTLDKPLTDAELQALAPKITNPQTGLLGGADGILVVNQPTKAGALAQMRVINADGSEASMCGNGLRTVARYLAEKFDQDEFQVDTRDANLLVRRQPDFAPGVPAFAVEISPVRFNKEALPFDNLGHERLLDTLVPEFIPGLRFTSIAVPNPHLISFVSAAELADNVLGVLGERLNGQNPYFPDGVNVNFAQILNENELFVRTFERGVGFTNACGTGMSATSLAFALTHPELAHFDVPMTIYNPGGMVKTIVHHQADHYWIELVGNATFTHHVTVDEAELHQASFADAQTRATGEETAYEKFVADLPHVNDLQIGK encoded by the coding sequence ATGACGGAACTACTAAAGGTTCATGGATCGCAAAACCAATTCTTTATCCTGGATCAGACAACCCTGGATAAGCCGCTTACCGACGCTGAGCTGCAGGCGCTTGCTCCTAAAATCACCAATCCACAGACTGGGCTTTTAGGCGGCGCGGATGGCATTTTAGTCGTCAACCAGCCAACCAAAGCTGGGGCCCTGGCTCAAATGCGCGTAATCAACGCCGATGGCAGCGAGGCATCCATGTGCGGCAATGGGCTGCGTACCGTGGCCCGCTATCTGGCTGAAAAATTTGATCAAGACGAGTTCCAGGTGGATACGCGCGATGCCAACCTGCTTGTTCGGCGCCAGCCAGATTTTGCCCCTGGCGTCCCTGCCTTTGCCGTTGAGATCTCACCCGTCCGCTTTAACAAAGAAGCCTTGCCGTTTGACAATCTTGGTCATGAACGGCTGCTTGACACGCTGGTTCCTGAGTTTATTCCTGGCCTGCGTTTTACCAGCATTGCGGTTCCCAATCCGCATCTGATCAGTTTTGTCTCAGCGGCTGAATTGGCGGATAACGTCTTGGGCGTCTTGGGTGAACGACTGAATGGTCAAAACCCATATTTTCCTGATGGCGTCAACGTGAACTTTGCCCAGATTCTGAACGAAAATGAGCTGTTTGTCCGGACGTTTGAACGTGGCGTCGGTTTCACTAATGCCTGCGGAACCGGGATGTCAGCAACCTCATTGGCCTTTGCGCTGACGCATCCCGAGCTGGCGCATTTCGACGTGCCGATGACCATCTATAACCCTGGCGGCATGGTCAAGACCATCGTCCACCACCAAGCTGACCACTATTGGATTGAACTGGTCGGCAACGCCACCTTCACGCATCACGTTACGGTTGATGAAGCCGAGCTGCATCAAGCAAGCTTTGCCGATGCTCAAACCCGCGCAACCGGCGAGGAGACGGCTTATGAAAAGTTTGTTGCAGATTTACCGCACGTTAATGATCTGCAAATTGGAAAATAA
- a CDS encoding aspartate kinase, whose protein sequence is MKVVKFGGTSLATGAAVKQALNIITADPARQIVVVSAPGKRHDGDIKVTDLLIRYANETINGEDTAKTVQEIFERYETIGHFFDLPDEKIKIIKELLVDLPKKDYPNDEYLLAAFKAHGERLNARLIAMIMNHLGIKARFVDPTEAGIMVTGAPNDAIVNPETYRNLAGFKYEVYDRLVFPGFFGITPSGHIATFSRGGSDITGAILARGFHARLYENFTDVDAIFSANPNVVDDPEPIRTMTYREMRELSYAGFSVFHDEALIPAIQGQIPINVKNTHAPEKPGTMIVPEKGFKPENIITGVASGKHFSALYLHKYLLNKEAGFTLRILDILEKHNVPYEHMPSGIDDISIIFDKKFLNDQLIDVLCDEIQNKINPDRLEWIDDYSITMIVGEGMRDRVGAAAGILQPLADAHISLQMINQGASQISIMLGTKRADADKAVQVIYHQFFAN, encoded by the coding sequence ATGAAAGTTGTAAAGTTCGGTGGTACCTCATTAGCTACGGGGGCTGCCGTTAAACAGGCATTGAACATCATCACGGCTGACCCAGCTCGTCAAATCGTTGTGGTTTCGGCTCCTGGTAAACGACACGACGGCGATATCAAGGTAACCGACCTTTTGATCCGCTATGCCAATGAAACGATCAACGGCGAAGATACCGCCAAGACGGTTCAAGAAATCTTTGAACGCTACGAAACGATCGGTCACTTTTTTGATCTGCCGGATGAAAAAATCAAGATCATCAAGGAACTGCTGGTTGACCTGCCTAAAAAAGACTACCCCAACGATGAATATCTGCTGGCCGCTTTCAAGGCCCACGGTGAGCGGCTTAATGCTCGGCTGATCGCAATGATTATGAACCATCTGGGCATCAAGGCACGGTTCGTTGATCCAACTGAAGCCGGCATCATGGTTACAGGGGCACCCAACGACGCAATCGTCAATCCAGAAACCTACCGCAATCTGGCCGGCTTCAAGTATGAGGTCTATGATCGGCTGGTCTTTCCAGGATTTTTTGGCATCACGCCTTCTGGTCATATCGCGACGTTCTCACGGGGCGGCTCTGACATTACCGGCGCGATCCTGGCCCGAGGCTTTCACGCACGGCTGTACGAAAACTTTACCGATGTGGATGCGATCTTCTCGGCCAATCCAAACGTAGTCGACGATCCTGAGCCAATCCGCACGATGACCTACCGTGAGATGCGCGAGCTTTCCTACGCCGGCTTTTCGGTTTTCCACGATGAGGCATTGATTCCTGCTATTCAAGGGCAGATTCCCATCAACGTCAAAAACACGCATGCTCCAGAAAAGCCTGGTACCATGATCGTTCCCGAAAAAGGCTTCAAGCCGGAAAACATCATCACTGGTGTCGCTTCAGGCAAGCATTTTTCGGCACTCTATCTGCACAAGTATCTCTTAAATAAAGAAGCCGGCTTCACCCTGCGCATTCTGGATATTCTGGAAAAGCACAACGTTCCTTATGAGCATATGCCATCTGGGATCGATGACATTTCGATTATCTTTGACAAAAAGTTTTTGAATGATCAATTGATTGACGTTTTGTGCGATGAGATTCAAAATAAGATCAATCCCGATCGCCTGGAATGGATTGACGACTACTCCATTACCATGATCGTCGGTGAAGGAATGCGTGATCGCGTTGGTGCTGCTGCCGGCATTCTGCAGCCATTAGCCGATGCTCACATCTCGCTGCAGATGATCAACCAAGGGGCCTCACAGATCTCAATCATGCTGGGTACCAAGCGGGCAGATGCCGATAAAGCCGTACAGGTCATCTATCATCAATTCTTCGCAAACTAA
- the lysA gene encoding diaminopimelate decarboxylase, whose translation MNSQIAPDQINAAGHLTIGGVDSLELAKEYGTPLVVYDVAQIRRQIRAFKKVFEQRQVDYAVSYASKAFAAIAMYQVVAHEGGHVDVVSAGELYTAIKADFPMENVSFHGNNKSRAELEMAVDHHVGMIVVDNFHEIELLNDVLASRDQSIDVMMRITPGISAHTNKYIQTGQVDSKFGFDLQSGQADLALQKILASPRMHMKGLHAHIGSQIFELNGFQMAAAKLVEIAAHWRDEFDYEPEIVNVGGGFGIRYVSADHPLKPEDFVAAIIETIKEETQKLNLKMPAVWIEPGRSIAGPAGYNLYTVGSRKDVPGLMPYVMIDGGMGDNIRPALYEAEYETVLAADPQAENVETVRLAGKYCESGDILSQHQPLPKTKPGDVLAMLDTGAYGYAMASNYNRNPRPAVVFAENGQAQLVIERESLDDLVHLDRSYSQA comes from the coding sequence ATGAATTCTCAGATTGCACCGGATCAGATCAACGCAGCGGGTCATTTGACCATTGGCGGCGTTGACTCGCTCGAACTTGCCAAGGAATACGGCACGCCGCTGGTAGTCTACGATGTGGCCCAGATTCGCCGCCAGATTCGGGCTTTTAAAAAGGTGTTTGAGCAGCGCCAGGTTGACTACGCGGTCAGCTATGCCAGCAAGGCGTTTGCCGCGATTGCCATGTATCAGGTCGTAGCTCATGAAGGCGGTCATGTCGATGTGGTTTCGGCCGGTGAGCTCTACACGGCAATTAAAGCCGACTTCCCAATGGAAAACGTATCTTTTCACGGCAACAACAAATCACGGGCTGAACTAGAGATGGCCGTTGATCATCACGTGGGCATGATCGTAGTCGACAACTTCCATGAAATTGAACTGCTTAATGATGTCTTGGCCAGCCGTGATCAGTCAATCGACGTGATGATGCGGATCACACCAGGGATTTCCGCACATACCAACAAGTACATTCAAACTGGTCAGGTTGACAGCAAGTTCGGCTTTGATCTGCAGTCCGGCCAGGCTGACTTGGCACTGCAAAAGATTCTGGCCAGTCCACGAATGCACATGAAAGGACTGCATGCTCATATCGGCTCGCAGATCTTTGAATTGAATGGCTTTCAGATGGCGGCTGCTAAATTGGTTGAGATTGCCGCACACTGGCGCGACGAGTTTGACTATGAGCCAGAAATCGTCAATGTCGGTGGCGGCTTCGGGATTCGCTACGTCAGCGCTGATCATCCATTGAAGCCAGAAGATTTTGTGGCAGCGATCATCGAAACTATTAAGGAAGAAACGCAAAAGCTGAACCTGAAGATGCCGGCTGTCTGGATCGAACCAGGTCGCTCAATCGCTGGTCCCGCCGGCTATAACCTTTATACGGTGGGCTCGCGTAAAGACGTTCCCGGCTTGATGCCATATGTCATGATCGATGGCGGGATGGGCGACAACATTCGGCCAGCGCTTTATGAAGCGGAATACGAAACGGTGCTGGCTGCCGATCCGCAGGCAGAAAACGTGGAAACGGTGCGGCTGGCCGGTAAGTACTGTGAATCAGGCGATATTCTCAGTCAGCATCAGCCACTGCCAAAAACCAAGCCGGGCGACGTTTTGGCAATGCTGGACACTGGAGCCTATGGATATGCAATGGCCTCCAACTATAACCGCAACCCGCGGCCAGCGGTAGTCTTTGCCGAAAATGGTCAGGCTCAGCTGGTAATTGAACGCGAATCGCTTGATGATCTGGTTCATCTTGATCGTTCCTACTCTCAAGCCTAA
- the dapD gene encoding 2,3,4,5-tetrahydropyridine-2,6-dicarboxylate N-acetyltransferase translates to MAQLDAQSIINYIGNAPKKTPVKVFVKGDLAAVDVPESIQSFLEARTGVLFGDWADVKPFLTANAAQIEDYRVENDARNSAVPLLDLKGINARIEPGALIRDQVLIGDNAVIMMGAIINIGAEIGADSMIDMGAVLGGRAIVGKHCHVGAGAVLAGVIEPASAEPVRIDDNVLIGANAVVIEGVHVGEGAVIAAGAVVTQDVAPHTVVAGVPAKFIKNVDDKTESKTGLEEDLRKL, encoded by the coding sequence ATGGCACAATTAGACGCACAAAGCATTATCAACTACATCGGCAATGCACCTAAGAAGACGCCCGTAAAGGTATTTGTCAAGGGTGATCTGGCTGCCGTAGACGTTCCGGAATCAATTCAAAGCTTTTTAGAAGCACGTACCGGCGTTTTGTTTGGCGACTGGGCCGACGTTAAGCCATTCTTGACTGCCAATGCTGCGCAGATTGAAGACTATCGCGTGGAAAACGATGCCCGCAACTCAGCTGTGCCGCTGCTGGATCTGAAGGGAATCAACGCGCGGATCGAACCTGGCGCCTTGATCCGGGATCAGGTTTTGATTGGCGACAATGCCGTTATCATGATGGGGGCAATCATCAACATTGGTGCAGAAATCGGTGCCGACTCCATGATTGACATGGGCGCGGTGCTGGGCGGCCGGGCAATCGTCGGCAAGCACTGCCACGTCGGCGCGGGCGCGGTCTTGGCCGGCGTAATTGAACCAGCATCGGCTGAACCAGTTCGGATCGATGACAACGTTTTGATTGGTGCCAATGCCGTAGTAATTGAAGGCGTGCATGTTGGCGAAGGCGCCGTGATTGCTGCTGGTGCCGTCGTAACCCAAGACGTCGCTCCGCACACGGTCGTAGCCGGCGTGCCAGCCAAGTTTATCAAGAACGTTGATGATAAGACCGAATCAAAGACGGGCCTGGAAGAAGACTTGCGGAAGCTGTGA